A single window of Bradyrhizobium sp. SZCCHNS1050 DNA harbors:
- a CDS encoding non-ribosomal peptide synthetase, whose product MPTQTLVEQLREHAASRAGHPALRFIEGDDVVDELTFAALDRRIRALAAHLQELARAGERAVILLPNGPDYAVAFYACLYAGVIAVPAYPPETGKERYASRLDGILRDAAPRLILTQARLRDAVVASVGETDAHVVAVDEVPVDAAASWRETDLHGDAIAFLQYTSGSTSQPKGVCVTHRNLVANEIAIEAALGGTRDDVFVSWLPLYHDMGLMGGLLNPLFTGFTAVLMSPRNFLEQPRRWLDAIDRHGGTCSGGPDFAFALCADRISDEAIARLDLSRWRFAFSGSEFVRRATLDRFAARFRPAGLDPRALTPCYGLAEATLLVTAGDRASRAVCHTLDPAALAGGRVAEAGEGTDLMACGAVADGHAVRIMRVDASADAGMNEVGEIWVAGPSVAQSYWNNPEATQQTFVLRDGARWLRTGDLGFVREGDLVVTGRLKDLLIVRGQNIYPFDLEQAVETEVASVRKGRVAAFPVEIDGVEGIGVAAEFSRAVLRRTPADVLIKAIGDSVMRQTQEYPAVVVLLNPQGMPLTTSGKLQRSACRARWAQGTLDSFMVFERRREAADPSPSPELATATERRLALIWRNVLRRATVDRDDDFFMLGGNSVAAAQIAAMVREQFGVELALRGFFDAPTLAALAALIDAAGADATMLPPLQSAPAGLRELLSPAQERLWFLWSMDPAGTAYTIACTVHFDGPLDQARLVQALTEIVARHETLRTTFSAPDGRVVQVIHASPDIPVAVEDLRRSPAAERASRVAARTREELARPFDLVNGPLLRAVLMQLADDRHELLVSAHHIVADGLSLDVLLAEIAALYDGLRRGAGALPPPSAIQYADYAAWQRDWLSGPEAAQQLSYWRERLGDADTPLALPFDRPRPPIQSYRGDTIHVEIAPDLVLRLRALAREHRVSMFMLLLAAYQLLLFRYSGRSDLRVGVPVAGRRQAELASLIGCFVNTLVLRADVTDGMSFAELLARAKEEVISGLAHQDLPFDRLVDALKPTRSGGHNPLFQVKFNYMAAPDGLALGDGLHAQPRIVDLAGSHFDLALDIVDGPTGMNASLNFATDLFDVTTVERIGNQLVDFLRQIAAATDRPLRDFAIARGVEQTVVAEATSFPATDILDLIGVALARRDDRIALRQGRDTVSAAELVRWSDHIAGVLVAAGITRETPVALWIERSPAFVAALLGVLKAGGSAVPLDPAWPVARVDRILRGGGIGTLVATGEHLAAARALECHTLDGELRGDASSGAFDASRPHPAQTAYIIYTSGSTGAPKGVAVSHGALANYVQALLSRLQPRAGAGMAMVSTVAADLGHTVLFGALASGVTLNLLPADAAFDADAFAQAMRDGEVGVLKIVPSHLRGLLRARRSADVLPRDVLILGGDACDPGLIEEVRRLRPHCRIVNHYGPTETTVGVTTHEWTDAEAKGVLPVGLPLANLRAYVLDDALNIVPAGVAGELYVGGAGVARGYRGAPGQTAERFIPDPFGPAGERLYRTGDLVRCDRAGRIVFLGRRDDQVKLRGYRVEPAEISRAVSSLNGVADAAVVARAVDAEQERQELVAYCVAAAGVVLQPEALRQQLSAMLPDYMVPSRIVVLERLPLTANGKLDRAALPQPDEDAVLSYVAPVGAVEQAIAAVWQDVLGRERIGRNDNFFELGGDSILSLQIIARLRKRGVMLTPKQMFAQQTIAALAGVVATTSAPAMTPPAAARNAMNACAAELLPIQLRFFAEEISNRDHFNQAVLLIPRDRIDWSVLQRALAAVVRHHDALRMTYRRIAGEWQAVPADLPAAPELLWLRTAVEPADVSAIASAAQASLSLASGSLLRAVGFDMRDGSQRLLVAIHHLAVDGVSWRILLEDIASAYEQVAGQAAAVSLPPTSSAPSSWAQRLRAHAASDRLAGELPFWLASSRGSELPCDDDHGGTDAEADAEEVVLNLEAELTERLLDAAPAAYRTQVNDLLLAALARALWSWSGIEGVVIELEGHGREDVFADIDLTRTVGWFTSAFPVRLDGGSETDRALITRVKETLRAMPDRGLGYGVLRYLGAKEHRDALAATPNPRIVFNYLGRFDGQLGAAAPYRIAAENPGPMRAADTPLRAWLSINGEVRDGRLRLGFRYGSRRYRRATVERLAELYRAALHGLVDHCLGGAGGLTPSDVPLAGLDQAALDRLCATIDCRSIEDIYPLSPMQQGLLFHALRDGADDVYVNQLSIELRGVTPARLRAAWQTASARHAVLRTGFAWQQLSGAAQQIVYRQLDVPVVDEDWRSRITGGAAAAEIDAALAQAARRERELGFDITRPPLQRLRLIRLGEDRLWLIWTHHHIVIDGWSSARLLADVLQQIGGAAPSAAQGGYRDYIAWLQTRDQAAAADFWRETLRDFEPTPLADALRASRAIDAASGHGRLTLRVDGDLAARLRRFATQQRITMNTLLQGTWAQLLRQYTGQSAVCFGVTVSGRPAELAGAENMVGLFINTLPLIDRAHPQTATGDWLRTLQAQSVAARDYEWLPLHEIQRLAGRAGQPLFDSLMVFENYPIDQSLTARDGAGPQIGRVEHVTPTNYPIAVIVFDGPEGLRLDFNYDRAQLDDHAVRRVSASLRDWLTRISADATRPTGSLRTVDGEALACVLRWSGAAIGETSPRPLSIGAAPGLVAQIEARAKAVPDAVAIVCGDRRISYGELNARANRLARRLRARGIGADVVVGLALERDAEMIVALLAVLKAGAAYLPLDPDYPAERLAHMLGDSGARLLLTQAELQDRFTPALADSGAEAWLLDRIDDGGDAGNLDLAIHPESLAYVIYTSGSTGLPKGVMVRHGAVTNFLATMAEQPGIASDDRVLALTSLSFDIAVLELWLPLTRGGRIVLADRASAHDPTALKAIVARHGVTLIQATPSSWRMLLDHDEAAALPRRCRVLSGGEALAPDLARRLVALSGEAWNMYGPTETTVWSARHRLDANDPMPVLGGPIGNTTLYVLDANLNLAPPGVAGELFIGGEGLARGYWKRPGLSAERFIPDPFGGPGARLYRTGDLARWRADGALDYVGRADHQVKIRGHRIELGEIEARLRALPGVRDSVVVAQDVGGGSNLIGYVGSECALDGGELRAALATALPDYMVPLRVIVLPRLPLTPNGKVDRKALPLASQGEAGADYQAPVGEIEITLAGIWAELLGLDRVGRGDHFFNLGGHSLLAVRLLSRVAQEFGTSMRLSELFAHPELAEFARVLSISLIEQQFAEGELEDLMTAELS is encoded by the coding sequence ATGCCGACACAGACCCTCGTCGAACAACTCCGTGAACATGCCGCCTCGCGCGCCGGCCATCCGGCACTGCGCTTCATCGAAGGCGACGATGTCGTCGACGAACTGACATTCGCTGCGCTGGACCGGCGCATCCGCGCGCTTGCGGCGCATCTGCAGGAGCTCGCGCGTGCCGGCGAGCGTGCCGTGATCCTGCTGCCGAACGGGCCCGATTATGCGGTTGCGTTCTACGCCTGCCTCTATGCCGGGGTCATTGCCGTGCCGGCCTATCCGCCGGAGACCGGCAAGGAGCGCTACGCCAGCCGCCTCGATGGCATCCTGCGCGATGCGGCGCCACGACTCATTCTCACCCAGGCGCGGCTTCGCGACGCCGTCGTCGCTTCGGTCGGCGAGACCGATGCTCATGTTGTTGCCGTCGACGAGGTGCCGGTCGATGCCGCCGCATCCTGGCGCGAGACGGACTTGCACGGCGATGCGATCGCCTTCCTCCAGTATACGTCGGGTTCGACGTCGCAGCCGAAGGGGGTCTGCGTCACTCACCGGAACCTGGTCGCCAATGAGATCGCAATCGAAGCGGCGCTCGGCGGGACCAGGGACGACGTCTTCGTCAGCTGGCTGCCGCTCTATCACGACATGGGATTGATGGGCGGATTGCTGAATCCGCTGTTCACGGGCTTCACGGCGGTGCTGATGTCGCCGCGCAATTTCCTCGAGCAGCCGCGACGCTGGCTCGACGCCATCGATCGCCACGGCGGCACCTGCAGCGGCGGGCCGGACTTCGCGTTCGCGCTCTGTGCGGACCGGATCTCGGACGAAGCGATCGCGCGCCTGGACCTCAGCCGATGGCGGTTCGCGTTCTCCGGCTCGGAGTTCGTGCGCCGCGCGACGCTGGATCGATTTGCCGCGCGCTTCCGGCCGGCGGGCCTCGATCCTCGCGCACTGACGCCGTGCTACGGCCTTGCCGAGGCGACCTTGCTGGTGACGGCAGGCGACCGCGCGAGCCGGGCGGTTTGTCACACGCTCGATCCCGCGGCGCTCGCGGGTGGCCGCGTTGCGGAGGCCGGCGAGGGCACGGACCTGATGGCGTGCGGCGCCGTGGCTGACGGCCATGCCGTGCGCATCATGAGGGTCGATGCGTCCGCCGACGCCGGGATGAACGAGGTCGGCGAAATCTGGGTCGCAGGTCCGAGCGTCGCGCAGAGCTATTGGAACAATCCCGAGGCGACTCAGCAGACGTTCGTCCTTCGCGATGGCGCGCGCTGGCTGCGGACGGGCGATCTCGGCTTCGTCCGCGAAGGCGATCTCGTCGTCACCGGCAGGCTCAAGGATCTGCTGATCGTCCGCGGCCAGAACATCTATCCGTTCGATCTGGAGCAGGCCGTCGAGACCGAGGTGGCCTCGGTGCGGAAGGGACGTGTCGCGGCCTTCCCGGTCGAGATCGATGGCGTCGAAGGCATCGGCGTCGCTGCCGAGTTCAGCAGGGCGGTACTGCGGCGAACGCCGGCCGACGTGCTGATCAAGGCGATCGGCGATTCGGTCATGCGGCAGACGCAGGAATATCCGGCAGTGGTCGTGCTGCTGAACCCGCAAGGCATGCCGCTGACCACCAGCGGCAAGCTGCAGCGGTCCGCCTGTCGCGCCAGGTGGGCGCAGGGCACGCTCGACAGCTTCATGGTGTTCGAACGGCGACGTGAGGCGGCGGACCCCTCGCCGTCACCGGAGCTTGCGACGGCGACCGAACGCCGTCTTGCGCTGATCTGGCGGAATGTGCTGCGGCGCGCGACCGTCGACCGTGACGACGACTTTTTCATGCTCGGCGGCAATTCGGTCGCGGCCGCCCAGATCGCGGCGATGGTGCGCGAGCAGTTCGGGGTCGAGCTCGCGCTGCGCGGCTTCTTCGATGCGCCGACGCTCGCCGCGCTCGCAGCGCTCATCGATGCGGCCGGCGCGGACGCGACAATGCTCCCGCCGCTGCAGTCCGCACCGGCGGGGCTGCGCGAGCTGCTGTCGCCCGCGCAGGAGCGGCTGTGGTTTCTCTGGAGCATGGATCCGGCCGGCACGGCCTACACTATCGCTTGCACGGTTCATTTCGACGGCCCGCTCGATCAAGCACGGCTGGTGCAGGCGCTGACCGAAATCGTCGCCCGCCACGAGACGCTGCGCACCACCTTCTCTGCCCCGGATGGCCGCGTCGTGCAGGTCATCCATGCGTCGCCGGACATTCCCGTCGCGGTCGAGGATCTGCGGCGCAGCCCGGCGGCGGAGCGCGCGTCGCGCGTCGCGGCGCGGACACGCGAGGAGCTGGCGCGGCCGTTCGATCTCGTCAATGGCCCGCTGCTGCGCGCCGTGCTGATGCAGCTCGCGGACGACCGCCACGAACTGCTGGTGTCGGCGCATCACATCGTCGCCGACGGGCTCTCGCTCGACGTGCTGCTGGCCGAGATCGCCGCGCTCTATGACGGGCTCCGGCGCGGGGCAGGGGCGCTGCCGCCGCCGTCCGCGATCCAATATGCCGACTACGCCGCATGGCAGCGGGATTGGCTCTCCGGCCCCGAGGCCGCGCAGCAGCTCTCCTACTGGCGCGAGCGGCTCGGTGATGCGGATACGCCGCTTGCATTGCCGTTCGACCGGCCGCGGCCGCCCATACAGAGCTATCGCGGCGACACCATCCACGTGGAGATCGCGCCAGATCTGGTGCTGAGGCTCCGCGCGCTCGCCAGGGAGCATCGCGTCAGCATGTTCATGCTGCTGCTCGCCGCCTATCAGCTGCTGCTGTTCCGCTACTCCGGCCGCTCCGACCTGCGCGTCGGCGTGCCCGTCGCCGGGCGCCGCCAGGCCGAGCTGGCGTCGCTGATCGGCTGCTTCGTCAATACGCTGGTGCTGCGGGCCGACGTGACCGACGGCATGAGCTTCGCCGAGCTGCTGGCGCGGGCGAAGGAGGAGGTCATTTCCGGGCTGGCGCATCAGGATCTGCCGTTCGACCGTCTCGTCGACGCGCTGAAGCCGACTCGCTCCGGCGGCCACAATCCGCTGTTCCAGGTCAAGTTCAACTACATGGCCGCGCCTGACGGACTTGCGCTCGGCGATGGCCTGCACGCCCAGCCACGCATCGTCGATCTCGCCGGCTCGCATTTCGATCTCGCGCTCGACATCGTCGACGGCCCGACGGGCATGAATGCGAGCCTGAATTTCGCAACCGATCTGTTCGACGTGACGACGGTCGAGCGGATCGGGAACCAGCTCGTCGATTTCCTGCGGCAGATCGCGGCCGCCACCGACCGGCCGCTGCGCGACTTCGCGATCGCGCGCGGCGTCGAGCAGACCGTCGTGGCGGAGGCGACGAGCTTCCCCGCGACCGACATCCTCGATCTGATCGGTGTTGCGCTCGCGCGCCGCGATGATCGGATCGCGCTGCGCCAGGGACGGGACACCGTCAGCGCAGCCGAGCTCGTGCGCTGGTCGGACCACATCGCGGGTGTGCTCGTCGCGGCCGGCATCACGCGCGAGACGCCGGTGGCGCTGTGGATCGAGCGGTCGCCGGCCTTCGTCGCGGCGCTGCTCGGCGTCCTCAAGGCGGGCGGCTCCGCAGTGCCGCTCGATCCGGCATGGCCGGTGGCGCGCGTCGATCGCATCCTTCGCGGCGGCGGCATCGGCACGCTGGTCGCAACCGGCGAGCACTTGGCTGCGGCGAGGGCGCTGGAGTGTCATACGCTCGACGGTGAACTGCGCGGCGATGCGTCCTCCGGCGCGTTCGATGCCTCGCGGCCGCATCCGGCGCAGACCGCCTACATCATCTACACGTCGGGCTCGACCGGTGCGCCCAAGGGCGTCGCCGTGTCGCACGGCGCGCTCGCCAACTACGTTCAGGCGCTGTTGTCCCGGCTGCAGCCGCGCGCCGGCGCCGGCATGGCGATGGTCTCGACGGTCGCCGCCGATCTCGGCCATACCGTGCTGTTTGGCGCGCTTGCGAGCGGCGTGACCTTGAATCTGCTGCCGGCCGATGCCGCCTTCGATGCGGATGCGTTTGCGCAAGCGATGCGCGACGGCGAGGTCGGCGTCCTCAAGATCGTGCCGAGCCATCTGCGCGGCCTGTTGCGGGCGCGGCGCTCGGCCGACGTTCTGCCGCGCGACGTGCTGATCCTTGGCGGCGACGCCTGCGATCCCGGCTTGATCGAAGAGGTCCGCCGGCTGCGGCCGCACTGCCGGATCGTCAATCACTACGGCCCGACCGAGACGACAGTCGGCGTGACGACCCATGAGTGGACGGACGCCGAAGCCAAAGGTGTGCTGCCGGTCGGATTGCCGCTTGCGAACCTGCGCGCCTACGTTCTCGACGATGCGTTGAATATCGTCCCGGCCGGAGTGGCCGGTGAACTCTATGTGGGCGGCGCCGGGGTGGCGCGCGGCTATCGCGGTGCGCCTGGACAGACGGCCGAGCGCTTCATTCCCGATCCGTTCGGACCTGCAGGCGAACGCCTCTACCGGACCGGCGATTTGGTGCGCTGTGATCGAGCGGGCCGGATCGTGTTCCTGGGCCGACGCGATGATCAGGTGAAGCTGCGCGGCTACCGCGTCGAACCCGCCGAGATCAGCCGCGCCGTCTCCTCGTTGAACGGCGTCGCCGATGCCGCCGTCGTGGCCCGCGCCGTCGACGCCGAGCAGGAACGCCAGGAGCTCGTGGCTTATTGCGTCGCCGCGGCCGGCGTCGTGTTGCAGCCGGAGGCGCTGCGGCAGCAACTCTCGGCGATGCTGCCGGACTACATGGTGCCGTCGCGCATCGTCGTGCTCGAGCGGCTGCCGCTGACCGCCAATGGCAAGCTCGACCGCGCGGCGCTGCCGCAGCCGGACGAGGACGCCGTGCTGTCGTATGTCGCCCCGGTCGGCGCGGTGGAGCAGGCCATCGCCGCCGTCTGGCAGGACGTGCTGGGCCGCGAGCGGATCGGCCGCAATGACAATTTCTTCGAGCTCGGCGGCGACTCCATCCTCAGCCTGCAGATCATTGCACGGCTGCGCAAGCGCGGCGTCATGCTGACGCCGAAGCAGATGTTCGCGCAGCAGACGATAGCGGCGCTGGCCGGCGTGGTTGCGACCACCTCCGCGCCGGCCATGACGCCGCCGGCAGCAGCACGCAACGCAATGAACGCCTGCGCTGCGGAGCTGCTGCCGATCCAATTGCGCTTCTTTGCCGAGGAAATCTCCAACCGCGATCACTTCAACCAGGCGGTGCTGCTGATCCCGCGGGACCGGATCGACTGGAGCGTGCTGCAGCGGGCGCTCGCTGCCGTCGTGAGGCATCACGATGCGCTTCGCATGACGTATCGGCGGATCGCGGGTGAATGGCAGGCGGTGCCGGCCGACCTGCCTGCTGCGCCTGAGCTGCTTTGGCTCCGCACGGCAGTCGAGCCGGCCGACGTCAGCGCGATCGCGTCGGCGGCGCAGGCGAGCCTGTCATTGGCATCGGGATCTCTGCTGCGCGCCGTCGGATTCGACATGCGCGACGGCAGCCAGCGGCTGCTGGTCGCCATCCATCATCTCGCCGTCGATGGCGTGTCATGGCGGATCCTGCTCGAGGACATCGCGTCGGCCTACGAACAGGTGGCGGGGCAGGCGGCCGCCGTCAGCCTGCCGCCCACGAGCTCCGCGCCGTCTTCCTGGGCGCAGCGACTGCGCGCGCATGCGGCCTCCGATCGGCTCGCAGGCGAACTGCCGTTCTGGCTCGCGTCCTCCCGCGGCAGCGAGTTGCCCTGTGACGACGATCATGGTGGCACCGACGCCGAGGCCGACGCCGAGGAGGTCGTGCTGAACCTCGAGGCGGAGCTGACTGAACGGCTGCTCGATGCCGCGCCTGCGGCCTATCGCACGCAGGTCAACGACCTGCTGCTGGCCGCGCTGGCACGCGCGCTCTGGAGCTGGAGCGGGATCGAAGGCGTCGTGATCGAGCTGGAGGGCCACGGCCGCGAGGATGTCTTCGCGGACATCGATCTCACGCGGACGGTGGGCTGGTTCACGAGCGCATTCCCGGTGCGTCTCGACGGCGGCAGCGAGACCGATCGTGCGCTCATCACCCGCGTCAAGGAGACGCTGCGCGCCATGCCCGATCGCGGGCTCGGCTATGGCGTCCTGCGTTATCTCGGCGCGAAAGAACATCGCGACGCGCTGGCAGCGACGCCGAACCCCCGTATCGTCTTCAACTATCTCGGCCGCTTCGACGGCCAGCTCGGTGCGGCCGCGCCGTACCGGATCGCGGCGGAGAATCCGGGACCGATGCGGGCCGCCGACACGCCGTTGCGGGCCTGGCTCAGCATCAACGGCGAGGTGCGTGACGGGCGGTTGCGCCTCGGCTTCCGCTATGGAAGCCGGCGGTATCGGCGCGCGACCGTGGAACGGCTCGCCGAGCTCTATCGCGCGGCGCTGCATGGTCTCGTCGATCATTGCCTCGGCGGCGCCGGCGGTCTCACGCCGTCCGACGTTCCGCTCGCGGGGCTCGATCAGGCGGCGCTCGACCGGCTCTGCGCGACCATCGACTGTCGCTCCATCGAGGACATCTACCCGCTGTCGCCGATGCAGCAGGGCTTGCTGTTCCATGCGCTGCGCGACGGCGCTGATGACGTCTATGTCAACCAGCTCTCGATCGAGCTTCGAGGTGTGACGCCGGCGCGGTTGCGTGCGGCATGGCAGACGGCGAGTGCGCGGCATGCGGTGCTGCGGACCGGGTTCGCCTGGCAACAATTGTCCGGAGCAGCCCAGCAGATCGTCTACCGGCAGCTCGACGTGCCCGTCGTCGACGAGGATTGGCGCAGCCGTATCACGGGCGGGGCTGCGGCGGCGGAGATCGATGCGGCGCTTGCGCAGGCGGCACGGCGCGAGCGCGAACTCGGCTTCGACATTACCCGGCCGCCGCTGCAGCGGCTGCGGCTGATCCGGCTCGGCGAAGACAGGCTGTGGCTGATCTGGACGCATCATCACATCGTGATCGATGGCTGGAGCTCGGCGCGGCTGCTCGCCGATGTGCTGCAGCAGATCGGCGGCGCCGCGCCGTCGGCGGCGCAAGGCGGCTACCGCGACTACATCGCCTGGCTGCAGACGCGCGACCAGGCGGCAGCCGCTGATTTCTGGCGCGAGACGCTGCGCGATTTCGAGCCCACGCCGCTCGCCGACGCCTTGCGTGCGAGCCGCGCGATCGACGCTGCGAGCGGCCATGGCCGGCTGACGCTGCGCGTGGACGGTGATCTCGCGGCTCGCCTGCGGCGGTTCGCGACGCAGCAGCGCATCACGATGAATACGCTGCTGCAGGGGACCTGGGCCCAATTGCTGCGGCAATATACCGGGCAAAGCGCGGTCTGCTTTGGCGTCACGGTCTCGGGCCGTCCGGCCGAGCTTGCCGGCGCCGAGAACATGGTCGGCCTCTTCATCAACACGCTGCCGCTGATCGATCGCGCGCATCCGCAGACCGCGACCGGCGACTGGCTGCGCACCCTTCAGGCGCAGAGCGTCGCGGCGCGCGACTATGAGTGGCTGCCGCTGCACGAGATCCAGCGCCTGGCCGGCAGGGCCGGGCAGCCGCTGTTCGACAGCCTGATGGTGTTCGAGAACTATCCGATCGATCAGTCGCTCACCGCGCGCGACGGTGCCGGGCCGCAGATCGGGCGGGTCGAACACGTGACGCCGACCAACTATCCGATCGCGGTCATCGTGTTCGATGGACCCGAGGGCCTGCGCCTCGACTTCAACTACGATCGCGCGCAACTGGACGACCATGCGGTTCGCCGGGTGAGCGCGTCGTTGCGAGACTGGCTGACGCGGATTTCGGCGGATGCCACCCGTCCGACCGGCAGCCTTCGCACGGTCGACGGAGAGGCGCTGGCGTGCGTCCTGCGCTGGAGCGGAGCTGCGATCGGCGAGACGTCACCCCGACCGTTGTCGATCGGCGCGGCGCCTGGCCTCGTGGCGCAGATCGAGGCGCGGGCGAAGGCCGTCCCGGACGCGGTTGCGATCGTCTGCGGCGACCGCCGGATCAGCTACGGCGAACTCAACGCGCGGGCAAACCGGCTGGCGCGGCGACTGCGCGCGCGCGGGATCGGCGCCGATGTCGTGGTTGGACTGGCGCTGGAGCGCGATGCCGAGATGATTGTGGCGCTGCTCGCCGTGCTGAAGGCCGGCGCCGCCTACCTGCCGCTCGATCCGGACTATCCGGCCGAGCGTCTTGCCCACATGCTCGGCGACAGCGGCGCAAGACTGCTGCTCACGCAAGCCGAGCTGCAAGATCGGTTCACGCCCGCGCTGGCCGACAGCGGAGCCGAAGCCTGGCTGCTCGATCGCATCGACGATGGAGGCGACGCCGGCAACCTCGACCTCGCCATTCATCCGGAGAGCCTCGCCTACGTCATCTATACCTCGGGCTCGACCGGCCTGCCCAAGGGCGTGATGGTGCGTCACGGCGCAGTGACGAATTTCCTGGCGACGATGGCCGAGCAGCCGGGGATCGCATCGGACGACCGCGTGCTGGCATTGACCTCGCTGTCGTTCGACATCGCGGTGCTGGAGCTGTGGCTGCCGCTGACCCGGGGAGGCCGGATCGTGCTGGCCGACCGCGCCTCCGCGCACGATCCGACGGCGCTGAAGGCGATCGTGGCCAGGCACGGCGTGACCTTGATCCAGGCGACACCGTCGAGCTGGCGCATGCTGCTCGATCATGACGAGGCCGCCGCGCTGCCTCGTCGCTGTCGCGTGCTCAGCGGCGGCGAGGCGCTGGCTCCCGATCTGGCACGGCGGCTCGTCGCGCTGAGCGGCGAGGCCTGGAACATGTATGGGCCGACCGAGACCACGGTGTGGTCTGCGCGCCACCGGCTCGATGCCAATGATCCCATGCCGGTGCTCGGCGGTCCGATCGGCAATACCACGCTCTACGTGCTCGACGCCAATCTCAATCTGGCGCCGCCCGGCGTGGCCGGCGAACTGTTCATCGGCGGCGAGGGACTGGCGCGCGGCTATTGGAAGCGGCCCGGGCTCAGCGCGGAACGGTTCATCCCGGATCCGTTCGGCGGCCCCGGTGCACGGCTGTACCGGACCGGCGACCTGGCGCGCTGGCGTGCCGATGGCGCGCTCGACTATGTCGGCCGCGCCGATCACCAGGTCAAGATACGGGGGCATCGCATCGAGCTCGGCGAGATCGAGGCGCGGCTGCGCGCGCTGCCCGGCGTCCGCGACAGCGTCGTGGTCGCGCAGGATGTCGGTGGCGGTAGCAACCTGATCGGCTATGTCGGCAGTGAGTGCGCGCTCGATGGCGGCGAGCTGCGCGCGGCGCTCGCGACGGCGCTGCCGGACTACATGGTGCCGTTGCGCGTCATCGTGCTGCCGCGGCTGCCGCTGACGCCGAACGGCAAGGTCGACCGCAAGGCGCTGCCGCTGGCCTCACAAGGCGAAGCGGGGGCCGACTATCAAGCTCCGGTCGGCGAGATCGAGATCACGCTGGCCGGCATCTGGGCGGAGCTGCTCGGCCTCGACCGCGTCGGGCGGGGCGATCACTTCTTCAATCTCGGCGGCCACTCTCTGCTGGCGGTACGGCTGCTCAGCCGTGTCGCGCAGGAGTTCGGCACATCGATGCGATTGTCCGAGCTGTTCGCTCATCCGGAATTGGCGGAGTTCGCGCGCGTCCTCTCCATCAGCCTGATCGAGCAGCAGTTCGCCGAAGGTGAACTTGAGGACCTGATGACAGCGGAGCTATCATGA